The following is a genomic window from Deltaproteobacteria bacterium.
GCAGATTCTCTCCCAGAGGCCATCTATTTGTACCGGCGTGGTGAAGGCGCCGATCACCTCCCTCCTAATCAGAAAATAGGCGATGATCATGATCACAAACGGTAGGTAGCTCAGCACCTCTTCATGGTAATTTTTCGTCTTGTGGGATAAGAATCTTTGAGAGAGGAAAAGGAGGGGGAAGACCATGAGACCCATCTCCTTGGACAGGATGGCCAGCACGAACATCAAGATAGATGCCGCCCACATCAAATTGCTGCGTCTTTCCCGGCTCCTGGCATAGAAAAAGAGGGAAGCTATTGAAAACAGCGTCACCAGAATGTTGTTTCTTGACGCGATCCAGGAAATGGTCTCTGTATGCGCCGGATGCATGGCAAAAATCAGAGTCGCCCCCCACGCGGCGTACCGGTCCTTGACCAGGAATTGAAGAAAATGAAAAAGGATGATACAGGAGATGAGGTGAAAAATCAGATTTGTCGTCCTGAACCCCGGGGCCGTCAATCCCCAGAGTTTATAGTCGATGGAATACGTCAGATTGATTAGAGGCCTGTAATAGCCGGTGTGCTCAGGGCTTCTATCGAACTCATCGGTGTTGCCGTCTTCCTGGGCGAGATAACTGATCGGGGAGTGAAATGTCCGTATATAGGGATTGTTTTGTATCAGCGGCCGATCATCCAGCAAAAAATCGCCTGAAAAAGTTGGCAGGTAGACGAGAATCACCAGAACCGTCAAAAGGAGATATGGCCAATACGGCAAAAATTTCCTCACCCGCGCTGTCACCCCCTTGCCTCACAAATATGGTCGCCGCCTGGTTTTCGCCGTTCTGCAAACCTTCTGTCGTTGAACTCCATATTCAGTCAATTGTTTCCCACCAAAAACGTTTCAGGATCATCGCACTTGACCGCGAAACCGATATCGATTAAAAATGCCGGGAGTGTCTTGCGGGTTCACAAAAAATCAACTGACTTTTCCGCAGAGAAATAAGCCCAATGACTATCCTCGCCGAAACCGCCGTGTCAGGATGCAGAAGAAACCTCTTTGCGTTCATTTCACTCCTCATCCTGACGCTGATCATCTACTCCAACACCTTTGATGCCTCATGGCACTTTGACGACGAAAATAACATCCTCAACAACACACCCCTCCACCTGACCGAATTAAGTGTTCCAAACATCACACAGACATTTTTCGCGGACTGGAACAGGACCGGTGGGCTTTACAGGCCGGTGGCAGGCCTCAGTTTTGCGCTCAACTACTATTTTGGGGGAATGGATGTCCATGGCTATCATATGGTCAATATGGCCGTTCATTTTCTGAGTGCTTTTTTTGTGTTTCTCTTTACCCATCACGCCCTCAATCTTACGATATTAAATAATAAATATGGAAAAAACAGCTACTTCATCGCCCTTCTTTCCGCTGTGCTCTGGGCAATCAACCCGGTTCAGACCCAGGCGGTCACCTATGTGGTTCAACGCATGACGTCGATGGCCGGACTCTTCTACATGATGGCCATGTATTTTTATCTGAAAGGGAGGACGTCAACACCGGGATTTTCACGGAATACCCTTTATTTCTTATTCATTATTTGCGGCATACTGGCAATGGGGTCCAAAGAAAACGCAATAACACTTCCGTTCAGCATTCTTCTCTTCGACCTTTTTCTCATCCAGGGAATTTCAAAACCAAGTGTGAAGCGCTCCTTTTTTCTTTTTTTAATCATGGGAGCCGCCTGTCTCTTTTTAGGGATACTCCTCAAAGGCCCTGCCATACTCGATCTTCAAGACCTCATCTCCAGGTACCAAAACAGAGGATTCACTTTGGGTGAAAGGCTTCTAACAGAGCCCCGCGTGATCCTGTTTTACATATCCCTTCTCTTTCACCCCATGCCCAACCGCTTGTGCCTGGAACATGATATTATCGTTTCCACGGGTCTGCTGACCCCACCCTCAACCCTGATAGCCATTCTGGTTATCCTGGCGATTATCGCTGCAGCGCTGTCACAGGCAAAAAAACGGCCATTGATCTCTTTCTGCATTATCTTTTTTTTCCTGAACCACCTGATTGAAGGGTCCATTCTGCCCCTTGAGCTTATCTTTGAACACAGAAACTATCTTCCCTCCATGCTCTTCTTTGTTCCGATTTCCATTCTGTTATCAGGTGGAATAGCGTTCTTTTCCAGGAAGCGGGGGCTCCGGACAATCCTGGTCATATTTGTAATCCTCGTCCTCGTCGGCTGGGGTCACAGCACCTACGCCCGGAATGTGGTCTGGAAAAATGACGGAATCCTCTCTTTTGACTGTGTGGAAAAATACCCTGACCTTGCACGGCCCCACCACAATCTGGGCCGCTTTTATCTGAAAAATGAACAGTATGAAGCAGCCATAATGGAATTCCAGATCTCGCTTTCCAAAAAGGATATCAACAATTTGGCAGGCAAGAACTGGACCTATTATAATCTCGGATCCGTATACCAGACATTGGGAAACGATGACAAGGCCCTCTTTTACTATGAGCAGGCACAGAAATACCAGCCCTCTTTCGCGCCCACCCACATCAGAAAAGGGCAGGTGTTTCTAAAAAGGGGCCTTTATGACGAGGCGGCCGAGGAATTTCACAAGGCATTGAAAAGCAGAAAACATCTTCCATCGGCACTGACGAATCTGGGTCATCTCTTTCTTCAGACCGGACAGACCGCCAAGGCCGTGAATCACCTCAAACTGGCCCTCCAAAGCGCCCCTCAAGACCCCGTTATCATGAGGCGACTGGGACTTGCCTATATGTTGGATAACCAGCCGGCAAAGGCCTTTATCCTATTTAAGACCTCCCTAGAGATCACCCCCGACGACCCATTCACCCTGTTGGAGCTTGCAGCACTTTATGGAGACAGGGGAATGGAAACAAAGAAGCAGGAAGTCATGAATCGATTCTTTGCAGTCTTTGCTGAAAGCCCCCTGAACCTCAAGAGATTTATTGACGGCATGAGATTCCGGTCTGATCCGCAAAGAGCAGATCACTCGCATCAGCAGCATCTTCTCCGTTTTCTGGCAGGGGCATGTCAGGAGAGATCCCGGGAGTATGCAGCCATGGCTGAAGATTGTCTTCGACTGCCTTAGACCACGAATAATTTCCATAGCACGAATACGGTTCAAACAGCATCAGACCTGTTGGCAAGCATCCCTGCGTCCACATGTCTGCCGCTGAAATAGAATAGAAGGATCGATCCACGATTCAGTAGAGGAGCCCAGGTGCATTTGAAAAACCTATTTACTCGAACAGAGGGGGCCAAAAAAGATTACAGCCTGCATGCCGTCCTCTTCTTATTTGCCATCTTCATCCGCGTATTTTTCCTCATCCGGATCGATGAACCGATTCTTTTTTTCAAATACCCTTTCTTTGCAGAAAAGGTTGCCGGCGGCATGGACATCGGAGAGAGGCTGGTGGACCTGAGCCCCTTTTATCTCTATTTTCTGGCCGTTTTGAACAAATTGTTCGACGTAAGCTGGCAGTTTATTAAATGCTTTCAGATAATCATCGGCGCCGCAAACGCTCTTCTGGTATTCGTCATCGGCACCAGGCTGTTTGAGAGGAGGGCGGCCTTCATAGGCGCCCTGATCTTTGCTGCCTACGGAAACCTGATCGTATTTGAAACCACACTCGAGCCCAGTGTCTTCGTATTATTTTTTA
Proteins encoded in this region:
- a CDS encoding tetratricopeptide repeat protein, with product MTILAETAVSGCRRNLFAFISLLILTLIIYSNTFDASWHFDDENNILNNTPLHLTELSVPNITQTFFADWNRTGGLYRPVAGLSFALNYYFGGMDVHGYHMVNMAVHFLSAFFVFLFTHHALNLTILNNKYGKNSYFIALLSAVLWAINPVQTQAVTYVVQRMTSMAGLFYMMAMYFYLKGRTSTPGFSRNTLYFLFIICGILAMGSKENAITLPFSILLFDLFLIQGISKPSVKRSFFLFLIMGAACLFLGILLKGPAILDLQDLISRYQNRGFTLGERLLTEPRVILFYISLLFHPMPNRLCLEHDIIVSTGLLTPPSTLIAILVILAIIAAALSQAKKRPLISFCIIFFFLNHLIEGSILPLELIFEHRNYLPSMLFFVPISILLSGGIAFFSRKRGLRTILVIFVILVLVGWGHSTYARNVVWKNDGILSFDCVEKYPDLARPHHNLGRFYLKNEQYEAAIMEFQISLSKKDINNLAGKNWTYYNLGSVYQTLGNDDKALFYYEQAQKYQPSFAPTHIRKGQVFLKRGLYDEAAEEFHKALKSRKHLPSALTNLGHLFLQTGQTAKAVNHLKLALQSAPQDPVIMRRLGLAYMLDNQPAKAFILFKTSLEITPDDPFTLLELAALYGDRGMETKKQEVMNRFFAVFAESPLNLKRFIDGMRFRSDPQRADHSHQQHLLRFLAGACQERSREYAAMAEDCLRLP